The DNA region GGGTACCGTTAATGGTATTACTGCTTGCCAAATGGATATTAAAGTTGATGGTTTATCGCATGAGATTTTAAAGAATGCATTAGAGCAAGCGCGTCAAGGTCGTTTACACATTCTTGGTGAAATGCTTAAAACCATGGATGCTCCACGTGCTGAGACCAAACCACACGCTCCGCGTATTGAGTATTTAGAAGTTCCTCAAGACGTTATTGGTGCAATTATTGGTCCTGGCGGAAAAATCATTCAGGAAATTCAACGTACCACCGGAACTACGATTTCAATTTCAGAAAAAGACGGTAAAGGTGTGGTTGAAATTCTTTCTCCTGGTAAAGACGGAATGGATGCTGCATTGTCGTGGGTTAAACGCATTGCCTTCCCTCCTACTGTTGAGATTGGTGAAACCTATAAAGGAAAAGTTCGCTCGATTATGCCTTATGGCGCATTTGTAGAAATTGTACCAGGAGTGGATGGATTACTGCACGTTTCGGAATTGGAATGGAAGCGCATTGAAAAAGTAGAGGAAGTAATTAAAGAAGGAGAAATTGTGGAATTTAAAGTATTAGGGAAAGACCCTAAAAACGGAAAATTCAAACTCTCCAGAAAAGTTCTTCTTCCAAAACCGGAAGGATATGTTGAAAAAGAGGAACGCAAACCGCGTGAGCACAGAGAGAAAAAAGAAGAAAGTACTTCTAACAATAACTAACAAAAAGGGCCTCGAATGAGGCCCTTTTTATTTAGATCACCAGTTGGTGAAATAGTTTAATAATAAACCAGACGGTTCACTTTGCAAATGTATTTGGCGAGACGCATTACTTGTTTGGTGTAACCATACTCGTTATCGTACCATACATAAAGCACCACGTTTTTAGCATCGGGACCAACAATGGTTGCGTTGGAATCGAATACCGAACAGCAGGTGTTGCCAATGATATCTGAACTTACCAATTCAGGTTCGTAGCTGAAATAAATTTGATTTACCAATTCTCCCTCGAGAGATGCTTTACGCAATAATCCGTTGAGGTCTTCTAAGGTTGTTGTTTTGTTTAATGTTAAACTCAACACAGCTAAAGATCCATTGGGAACAGGAACACGTACAGCGTTGGCCGTAAGTTTATCTTTTAATTCGGGAATACATTTAGTTACTGCTTTACCTGCACCGGTTTCGGTGATTACCATGTTAATAGCAGCAGAACGACCACGACGAGATTTTTTGTGCATGTTGTCGATCAGGTTCTGGTCGTTGGTATAAGCATGTACGGTTTCAATGTGACCACGCTCTACACCTAATGCATCATTGATCACTTTTAAAACTGGAACAATAGCGTTGGTAGTACATGAAGCTGCAGAGAAAATGGTTTCTCCTTCGCGATCGAGATCGGAATGATTTACTCCGTAAACTACATTCGGAATTTCTTTTCCAGGTGCAGTTAAAAGAACCTTACCGGCTCCTTTTGCTTTCATATGTCGACTCAATGCTTCACGATTGGTGAATGCACCGGTATTATCGATGATCAGCGCATTACTGATTCCGTATTTTTCATAATCCACTTCCTCTGGTGCAGGAGCATCGATTAAGTGAACGATTTGTCCGTTGATATTTAACGTCTTTTTCTCCAAATCCACGTCCACGGTACCTGCAAAGGGACCATGTACTGAATCGAGACGAAGCAATGCAACGCGTTTAAGAATTTCGGCATCGGTTCCACCGCGGGTTACGATGGCACGAAGGCGCAATTGTTGTCCTTTCCCCGCCTGTTTAACCAGTTCGCGGGCGCAGAGACGGCCAATTCGTCCGAATCCATACAACACTACATCACGAGGAACGAGTGCATTGCTGGAAACGCCGATAAATTTTTGGAGTTTGTGTTTAAGAAAATCAGATTTAGAAGCGAAATTTTTTCCTTCTTCCATCCATTCTGCCGCCAACTTTCCGATATCAAGTTTAGAAGGAACGATATCGATTTTTAAAATTTCAGAAGCCAACTCGGCAGTATCCTGCACAATGATTGGTTTTTTTACCACTTCACGCGCATAGGCATGGAGTTTTAAAACTTCAGAAATGCTTTGGTCCACCAAATGATTGCGGAACAAAACCAATTCCACTGATTTTCCATACATCAATTCACCCACGGCAGCAATAAGCGCTACGGCAGATTTTTCTTTGTCGATGTACTTTTTAAATTCTGAATCGTAGGCCGCTACGGCTTCTTGTGCTTGCGTTGACATGTATCTTGAATTGAGTTTATCCTAAATATGCCTTGAGAAGTTTACTGCGAGAAGTGTGACGAAGGCGACGAATTGCCTTTTCTTTAATCTGGCGAACACGTTCTCTGGTTAAATCGAATTTTGCACCGATTTCCTCTAATGTTAAACCGTGATTCATTCCGATTCCGAAAAATAACTTAATCACATCGCGTTCTCTTTCGGTAAGGGTAGATAATGAACGTTCAATTTCGCGCTGAAGTGATTCGTTCATTAAAGCGAAATCTGCCTTTGGAGAATCGGAGTTCACTAATACATCCAGCAGTGAATTATCTTCACCCTCTACGAATGGAGCATCCACCGAAACGTGGCGACCACTCACACGCATGGTGTCGGCGATTTTATCTTCGGGAATATCGAGAACCAAAGCAAGCTCTTCTGCACTTGGGGGACGCTCATACTCCTGCTCCAGTTTAGAAAATGCTTTGTTGATTTTGTTTAATGAACCAACCTGATTTAAAGGTAAACGTACAATACGGGATTGTTCTGCCAAAGCCTGAAGAATGGACTGACGAATCCACCATACGGCATAGGAAATGAATTTAAAACCGCGTGTTTCATCAAAACGTTGCGCTGCTTTAATTAATCCTAAATTTCCTTCATTGATTAAATCCGGTAATGTGAGTCCCTGGTTTTGGTATTGCTTTGCAACTGAAACTACGAAACGTAAATTTGCTCTGGTTAATTTTTCTAAAGCACGTTGATCACCTTTCTTAATTCGCTGCGCTAACTCTACCTCCTCTTCAGCTGTAATCAGCTCCTCTTTCCCGATTTCCTGTAAATACTTGTCTAATGATTGACTTTCCCTGTTGGTGATTGATTTCGTGATCTTTAGCTGTCTCATCTTGCTTTATTGGGTATAAATTGTAGAACGTTGGTGTAAAAGAGGGTGCAAAGGTAGGTTAATGAGAAGTTAAAGTCAAGTTATTTCCACCTTATTCATCGTAGAAAAAGGTAGAAAAAACCTGACTTTCCTTAGTTCTGTCTAAAAGCGATCCGTTAAAGTCCAAAAGCAAAATAACCCTTGGAACCGTTGGAATATAAACCCTCTCCGAGAACACCACCTTTTTTGGAAGATAAAACCTTCATGAGTTCATCCGGACTTAATATGGGCTGATCATCGATTTTGGTGATGATAAAACCTTCTTTTAATCCTGCCTCCCGGAGTTTACCATTTTTTAAATCCACAATTTTAGCTCCGCCTTTTATCCCCAATTTCATTTTTTCGGTAGCAGAAACAGGTTCGAATGAAGCTCCAAGTGCCGATTTTAAATTTAATTTTTCCTTTTTCACCACGGCAGTGGTGCCTTCTGCATTGCGTAGCGTAACGGGAATGATCATTTCTTTTTCAGCCCGAAGAATGGTGACCTGAACAATATCGCCGGGACGATACCTGCCTACCTGTTCCTGAAGTTGGGGGACATTGTTGATATCAACATCTCCAATACTTAAAATAATATCTCCCTCTTTTATTCCTGCGGCCTCACCTGCTCCACCTTCTACGGTACCGCCTACGTAAACGCCATTCATGTTTTTTAGTCGCAAATTGCTGGCCAGATTTTCATCGATATCACGAATGGTGACACCTAAAAATCCGCGTTGCACTACTCCAAAACGAATGATATCGCTTGTTACCTTTTGAACCAGATTCACCGGCACTGCAAAGGAGTAACCCGAATAGGATCCGGTATTGGAAGCGATGGCTGTATTAATTCCAATTAATTCTCCCTTTGCATTTACCAATGCTCCTCCACTGTTACCCGGATTTACCGCAGCATCAGTTTGAATAAAGGACTCGATTGGAAACACATTGTGATCGGGGTCGGCCTGAAGAATGTTAATGTTTCTTGCTTTGGCACTGACGATACCTGCAGTAACGGTAGAAGTTAGATTAAACGGATTTCCCACCGCTAACACCCATTCTCCGATTTTAACCTGATCGGAATTACCAATACTGATAGCCGGTAAATCGCTTCCTTTAATTTTTAAAACAGCGATATCCGTTCCCGGATCCGTACCAACTACTTCGGCAGAATACACTTTGTTGTTGTTGGTGGTTACTGTAATTTTTCGTGCATTTTCCACTACGTGATTATTGGTTACCACATATCCATCGCCGGTAATAATTACGCCTGATCCACTTGCTTCTGATATTCCTGTCTGAGGTTGTTGCGGACCGAAAAAATAATAATACATCGGATCAACCTGTCGCTGTACACTTACCGGAATTTCTGTTTTGATATGGACCACCGAATTAACAGTAGCTTCTGCCGCAAGTGTAAAATCGATGGGCGCCGTTGTTGCCGGATTTCCCGATTCGCTATAGGAGGTTAGTTTTCCCTCCTGATTTTCGGTTAATTTTTTTTCGATGATCACCGCTTTGGGTGTTCGATCCATTGAATACTCCAATATGCCAAAGGCCAGAATTCCTCCTGCGCAACCTGCCAACAATGTTCCTGCAATTGATTTCATGGTATATTTTTTTGTTAAGGTTATTGACAAAAACCGTGTTTTCTCCGGTTAATAAAAAAACGCTTTAAGCCTCTTTTTGTTACTTCGCTGCCGTTAAAATGTGTTAATTTTAATTATGGCTTTATACATCTGAAAGCCCTTATTTTATTAGGATAAACAAGGATTTTATGAGTCGTTTTCCAGTTTTTTTAACAGGAATTTTAGTAGGCGCCGGGGTGTCGGCTGCTGCTGTTTATATGGTTTATAATGGCCAAACAACAAAAAGTAACGCCAACCCTAAAACTGCGAATCAAAATCGTTCGCAATCCACCCCCACCAACTCTGTTAAACCGGAAGAAAATAATTCGGATCCGGATACCGGTAAACTGATTCATTTGCAATCCGTAGAAATTCACCGCTCGGAACCGAATGATGATTATTATCCCAATATTGATGAGAATAGCCCGCTTTACGATTCTCTTATTGCCCAAAACCAGGAAGTAAAATCGGATTTTGAATTGAATGGGAATCAGGTGGTAAAAAGGGAAAAGCTGATTAGTGTAAAAACAATAGAAATTGTTTCCAGAAATCCTGAAAAAACAGCTGGCAATAAGACCGATTCATTGTTGAAATCGAAAAACAATATTCGCGAAACTGTTCCGGGATCAAGTTATGAAGTCGAATTTTGGCAATCTCCTTTAAATTCCAGAGGGTACCGTATGGGTCGTTCGAAACTTGCGTTGTACGGAATTGATCCAAATGCGCCGATAAAATTGTTTCGATTAGAAGAAGGTTTATTTTTGCGGAACGAAAAAAATCTTTTCCGACTGGAATCGAGCAGTGAATTTAAGTCGCTGAAGGCGGTATCGGATCCGGAATTGATCAGGCAAACTGAATAATGAACAAGTATCCGTTTTATAAATATCAGGGAACTGGTAATGATTTTGTAATGGTCGATAACCGTTTTGGTGTTTTCGATACCAATGATCTTGCCCTTGTTCGTCACTTTTGTGATCGTCGTTTTGGTATTGGAGCAGATGGTTTAATCGCCATTCAGCCTGAAAAAAGCCATGATTTCGAAATGGTATATTTTAATTCCGACGGTTCTAAAAGTTTTTGCGGGAATGGTAGTCGATGTGCGGTGGCATTTGCTTTTTATTTGGGAATGATCTCGAAAGAATGTCGTTTTCTGGCGATTGACGGGACGCATACCGGTCGTGTTTTGGAGGACGGACGTGTTTCGATTTCCGTGCGTGATGTTCAACCAACCGAAATTGAAGCGGATCATCATTTTATTCATACAGGTTCTCCCCACTATATTCGGTATGTAAAGGGACTTGAAGATTTTCCTGTAGTAGAAGAAGCCAGAAAAATAAGATACAACGAGCGTTTTAAAACTGAAGGCACCAATGTAAATTTTGTTGAAGAACTTCATGACGGTATTGCTGTAAGAACCTACGAACGCGGTGTTGAAGATGAAACTTTATCCTGCGGTTCAGGTGTAACAGCATGTGCTATCAGTTTTGCATTGCTAAAAAATCTGGATCATCATTGTTTCATCAAGACAAAAGGAGGGGATCTTGAAGTTAGTTTTCAGCGCGAGCAGAACAACAGTTTTAAAAACATTATGTTGACCGGTCCCGCTGATTTCGTTTTTAAAGGTGAGATTTATGCCTGAATATCTAGTTGAACAAATAAGAGCGGCAAAGGCGGATGATCTGAATAGCGGTGTTTGGCTCATGCTTTACCATGCCGAACAGCGACCACCTCATATCATTTTAGTGATTGCCGGTGAATATTTTTCTATATCGGTAAAAGGAAATAAAAACCGCGAATCCATTTCAGGATTACTTCGGAATATCCAACAAAAAAATCATCGGGTTTTAGCCATTAAAGTGAAAGTGACAGGAAGTCCGGAAAGTCTGCAGCAAAAAGCATTCTCAATTTTTTCCTCCTACTCTACTCCAGTTGCCGGTTCGGTTAGTTGTCTGTTTCCGGTACGTCAGTTTTTTGCGGAAACCATTGCAGCGGATTTGTCCACATCATCCTTTGTGTTTGAACTGTTTTCTATGCTAAAATCTGCAGGAAGAATTGGAACGAGTATTCATTTTAACATGGTTGATTTGTTAGAACCCGATCATTCTTTTGTATTAAAGACCTATTCTGCCGACGACATCAATCGTTGTATAGAAGGTTTTTCCAATGAAGAAAACCATGCTTGAAGGAAAAGAAATACGATTACGTCCACTGGAACCTTCCGATTTGGACGTGCTCATGAAATGGGAAAATGATCCATTTAACTGGGGAGTTACCAATACATTTATTCCCTTTTCCAAGCATAGTTTAAAACTATACATCGAAACGATAAAAGATATTTATACCGATAAACAGTATCGTTTTGTTATTGAACGAAAATCGGATCGTCAGCCACTGGGCTTTATTGACCTCTTCGAATTTGATGCTTTTCACCACCGAGCAGGCATTGGAATTTTATTAGGCGAAAGCAATGAACGACGAAAAGGATACGCTGCCGAATCGCTTGAAGTTTTGTTGAACTATGCGCGCGAGATTTTAGCGCTTAAATCACTTTTTTGTAATATTCTGGTGAGCAACGAAGCTTCTGTTAAATTGTTCGAAGGAAAAGGATTTGTCCGTTCCGGACTGAAAAAAGAATGGTTCCGAAAAGGTAATCAATGGGAAGACGAATATTTCTATCAATATCATTTCAATTCTTAATTCATGAAAAAAATAATTCTGATTGTTGTATTGGTAGTGCTTGCTGCCGGTGGTTATTATGCCTGGAATATTTATGGGAAAACCTATAAGAGCAATGTGGTGGTTGAAAATGGAAAAACCTATTTATTTATTCCCACAGGTTCAGATTTAGAGGAGGTTGTTGCCATTTTAAATGAACATCATCTGATTTCTGATGAGGCTTCTTTTCGTTGGGTGGCCGAGAAGAAAAATTATAAAGGAAAAAATGTTGTGCCCGGTAAATATGAAATTAAAAACGGCTGGAGCAATAATGATTTAGTGAATCACCTTCGTGCAGGAAATGGGAGACTTGAAGTGGAGGTTACGTTTAACAATGTTAGAACCATCGAACAAATTGCCGGAAAGGTTGCCCGCTATATTGAAGCTGATTCTTTATCGCTGGTGAATGCATTTTTGAATAATGACACCATTGATAAATACGGGTTTAATAAGTACACCTTTGTCACTATGTTTATTCCCAATACGTATAAAATGGACTGGGCCACGGATGCAGGTGAATTTATTCAGGTGATTGCAAAAAATTACAAGAAATTCTGGAATGCTGATCGTGTGGCAAAAGCAAAAAAATTGGGATTATCACAAAGTGAAATTACCATTTTAGCCTCCATTGTTCAAGCCGAACAAACCCGCCACTCCGAGGAGCGTCCACGCATAGCAGGTCTTTATTTAAACCGTTTAAAAAGCGGAATTTTATTGCAATCCGATCCAACCGTGGTTTTTGCTGTGGGCGATTTTAACTTGAGAAGGGTATTGAATAAACACCTGGAAACTGATTCGCCTTATAACACCTATAAGTACAAGGGACTCCCCCCCGGTCCGATCAATGTTCCGGATATTTCATCGATTGATGCCGTGTTAAATGCAGAGAAAAACGATTACATCTACATGTGTGCCAAACCGGGTTACGAAGGTTACCATAACTTTTCTAAAACATTGGCGCAACATGAAGAATACGCCCGCGAATACCGGTCCTGGCTCGATAAGGAAGGGATTCGTTAATTCGTACGATTCGGATCGCAATTTTTATGTTTAATTGATTATTTTTAAAAAGATTAAAATACATCACATGAATAAAATTAAGTTTGGAACTGACGGTTGGAGAGCAATTATTGCTAAAGATTTTACAGTAGAAAATGTAGCAAGGGTAACCATTGCCACTGCCGATTGGATTATTGCAAACAACAAAACTAAAAAAGTAGTTGTGGGTCACGATTGTCGCTTTGCCGGTGAATTGTTTGCCGAAACTGCAGCGAAAGTTTTTGCTTCCAAAGGTATTCATGTCCTCCTTTCCAAAGGTTTTGTTTCAACCCCGATGGTTTCATTGGGAACGAAGCATTACGGCGCATCCATTGGCGTAATTTTAACGGCGAGTCACAATCCCCCTTCCTATAACGGTTATAAATTGAAAAGTGAATTCGGTGGACCACTATCTCCGAAAAAAGTTCAGGAAATTGAGGATATCATTCCCGATAAAAATCCAATTGATCTGGAAGCGGTGACCATTGATGAACTTGTAGCTGCAGGTAAAGTTGAATGGGTTCCGCTGGAAGATAATTATGTTTCTCATATTGAGAAAAATTTCGATTTAAACGCTATCCGAAAATCAGGTTTGAATTTCGCCTATGATGCCATGTACGGTGCCGGTCAACGCGTCATTCCCCGCATTCTTCCTGAAACACAATTATTGCATTGCGATTATAATCCTTCGTTTATGGGACAAGCCCCTGAACCGATCGATAAAAACCTTCAGGAGTTTTCGAAATTAATTCAGGCAAGCGGTAAAATTGATTGCGGTTTAGCAACGGATGGAGATGCAGACCGGATTGGATTATACAATTCACGCGGTGAGTTTGTGGATTCGCATCATATCATTTTGTTATTGATTCACTATCTCGTGAAATACAAAGGACAAAAAAGTAAAGTGGTTACCGCATTTTCTACTACACCACGAGTGAAAAAAATGTGTGATCATTATGGTCTCGATTCTGAAGTAGTAAAAATCGGTTTCAAGTACATTGCTGATATTATGGTGGAGCAGGATATTTTGGTGGGCGGAGAAGAATCCGGCGGAATTGCCATTACCGGTCACATTCCTGAGCGCGATGGAATCTGGATGGGATTAGTGATTTGGGAATTCATGGCGAAAAGCGGAAAAACGCTGGATGATTTAATTGCCGAAGTATACCAGATTACCGGAAGTTTTGCTTTCGAACGCAGCGATTTACATTTAAAGGAAGAAGTAAAACAAAACATCATCCGCCAAATGGAAAACGGTGGCTGGTCGAATTTTGGTAAATACAAGGTGGAAAAGGTGGAATCGATTGATGGAACCAAATACTATTTTGGAAACGATGAATGGGTAATGATTCGTCCATCGGGCACCGAACCTGTTTTGCGCGTGTATGCCGAATCGGCCGACCGCAAAGGGGCTTTTGCTATTTTGGATGAGGTAAAAAAGGTGATTTTAGCCTGATTATAGCCTTCATTTCAGCTCTTTCATCATTTTTATAAGTCCAATTTCTTAATTGTGCTTTGTACTGCTTATTTTTAGGCGTGCGAAATCGAATTGCCATAGCGCTGATTGTTGTGATTTCTCTTCCATTCTGGATGGGCCATATACTGGAGAATTTTTCGGTGAATGTCCACTATTCCAAAATGAAGGAAAATAAAGAAATCAACCTGCAAAAAATTTCATTTCGCTTCTTTCAATCCCATAAACTCCAGTGGCAAAAAGGAAAAAATGAATTCATTTATCAGAGTGAGTTTTATGATGTGGAGGGATTTGAAATGAAAGGTGGTACCATTATTTGGCATTGCAAACATGATCCTCTACAAAAAGTCCTGGTAAAAAAGTTCAATAAAATCCGAAAAAGAATAACCGAAGAAAAAAAGAAAAAAAGTGGCATAGTGGTCTTTTCATTTTATCAATCGCCCACACGCATCCATTTTTCTCCCTTAACGGCAAATCAAAAGATGAATACAGATTTAAACCATCTGTATTCCTTTCACCTTTTGAATCTCCCCTACTCGCCTCCGGATGGTATTTGAATCGTTAGCAGAATCCCTATGGGATTAAATCTTTAATGTTCAAATACTAAATCCTTTTAAATGAAAACAATGTTCAAGGCCATTTCGATGGTGCTATTTTTATCCGTTATATTTTCTTCTTGTGTAAAATTTGAAGATGGAGGAATGTTTTCCATCCATACCATAAAACACCGTTTGGTGGGTGATTGGGTGTTAGAGTCCTTTTCAATCAATGGAACCGATGCAACGACAACCGCACAGGCTTCTTTGGGATCCGATTACAAATTATCGATTAAAAAAGATGACACATTCAGTTTTGTGTCCAATGGATTCACTGTTACTGGAACATGGAAACTCGGAGAAGATAAAGACGATATTTTCTTTACCGATTCCAATAATGTCATTCAGGTTTACCGTTTGCTTCGTGTAAAAAACAAAGAGATTTGGTGGAAACAAACCCAAAGTAATGGGGATGTTTACGAATACCACTATAAAGCTGCTTAATTAAAATAGAGAGAGTTTATCTCTTCTCCTTCTTTTTTATGAAAAGCTTCTTTGTAGTTGTTGGAATTTTATTTCCATTAATAGCAGGTGCTCAATTCAATATTAAAGGCACGGTATTAGAAGATAGCACGGGAGTACCCATCGCCGGGGCCAATCTTTATTTATCGGATTTAAATATTGGAGCTGTATCTGCTGTTAATGGCGATTTTGAAATAAAGAATGCTCCCAAAGGGAAATTCTTATTGAGCGTTTCTGCCATTGGTTATGCAACAAAAATTATAAAGGTTGAATTTCCATCGGAGCTTAACCTGAACATTTATTTGGAGCCTCGCACTGTTGTAGTTCCCGAAGTGGTCGTGTTCGGTCACAGTTCCTCCTCCAGCAAAGAAAGTCCGAACACCATCCAGCCCATTAGCGCCAGAACCATGCAGGAAAATGGAGCAATAAATCTGAGTGATGGTATAGCCAAAATTCCGGGGATTTCTCAACTCACCACCGGTGCGGGTATTTCCAAACCTGTTATTCGCGGATTGTATGGAAACCGCATTCAAACGGTGATGTTGGGACTCCGCTTCGATAACCAGCAATGGCAGGATGAGCATGGAATGGGATTAAATGATTTTGGGATTGACCGCGTGGAGGTGATTAAAGGCGCTGCTTCATTGTTATATGGTTCAGAAGCGATGGGTGGCGTTATTCATATTATTGAGGAAAAACCATCTCCTGTTGGTCGCACCACGGGTGATGTGAATTCGAAATTCTTTTCCAATACGAATGGTTATTCATTGGATGCAGGAATAAAAAAATCGACCGAAAAACTTTCCTGGAGAATTCGTTTAGGTACCGAATCGCATGCCGATTATAAGGATGGAAACGCTACCCGCATTTTGAATTCACGGTATGGTGGATATTTTGCAAAAGCATCTTTAGGGATAAAACGAAAATCATGGGTGAGTCAGAATCACTATTTTTTCTCCTGGTCGAATTACGGATTCTTAATGGATACCATTCAATTATACGATACACCGGATCCACGCAACAGCAGGAGTTTTGATCGTCCGCATCATACTGTTTTCCTCAATGTTTTTTCATCCAATAATTACATCACACTTCCCCACTCCACCCTGCGCATTAATGCCGGATTCCAGGTGAATAATCGACAGGAACAAGAAGGAGGAAATAAGATTAGTCTTGATATGATGATGAATACTTCCACGCTGAATGCGATTTGGACCAAGAACATCGGTCGTTCGGAACTAAGCGTGGGGACCCAGGATTTTTTTCAGACCAACCGGAATTTTGGTTCACGGATGATTATTCCCGATGCAAATTTGTTTGAATCATCCATTTATGGGTACTGGAAGACCTTATACGAATATGTATCGCTGGAAGGTGGAATACGATATGATGCACGCTTTATTGAATCCTTACCTACACTGGGATTAAATGTGGCGAATGGTGGACCAGGAAACGATATTCATCCGTTCAGTCGTTGGTTATCGTCGCTCAACGGAGCGCTCGGATTAAGTTTGTTTGATGAAAAGCATTGGAATGTAAAAGCAAACCTTACCACCGGATATCGTTCTGCCAATCTCGCTGAGTTTTCTTCGAACGGTTTACATGAAGGAACTGTTCGCTATGAAATTGGAAATATCAATTTAAACATAGAACAAAACCTTTGCGCAGATCTTTTTGCTTCCTATCAAAACAAACATGTTACCATCAGCGGGAGCGGATTTTATAATCGCTTTTTAAATTACATCTATCTCGCTCCAACCAATTCAGAGTATCTCGGATTTCAAATATTTAATTATGTTCAGAATGATGCCTTTTTATATGGAACCGAGGCGAACCTTATTCTTCATCCCCATCAATGGAAAGGATTCCAATTCGAAAACAATTATTCCATTGTCCGCGGCGAAATAGCCAATGGCGAATACCTGCCCTTTATTCCTGCAGGAAAATTTGGTTCTGCCATCAGCTATAAATCGGAAAATAAGGAAAAGAAAAGATCCTGGTTTATTCGGGGAGGCGGAAATTATGTTTTGGAACAAAATCACCCCGGTGCATTTGAAACTTCTACAGGCGATTATTTTTTAATTAATGCCGGTGGAGGATTTAGCTTCGAAAAGGGGAATAAAGAATACCGGATTTCCATTGTAGGTAATAACCTAAGCAATCAGGTTTATTACGATCACTTATCGCGATTTAAATATTTCGGTATTTATAATATCGGACGAAACATCAATATCAATTTTAAAATTTCATTTAAATGAA from Flavobacteriales bacterium includes:
- a CDS encoding trypsin-like peptidase domain-containing protein — protein: MKSIAGTLLAGCAGGILAFGILEYSMDRTPKAVIIEKKLTENQEGKLTSYSESGNPATTAPIDFTLAAEATVNSVVHIKTEIPVSVQRQVDPMYYYFFGPQQPQTGISEASGSGVIITGDGYVVTNNHVVENARKITVTTNNNKVYSAEVVGTDPGTDIAVLKIKGSDLPAISIGNSDQVKIGEWVLAVGNPFNLTSTVTAGIVSAKARNINILQADPDHNVFPIESFIQTDAAVNPGNSGGALVNAKGELIGINTAIASNTGSYSGYSFAVPVNLVQKVTSDIIRFGVVQRGFLGVTIRDIDENLASNLRLKNMNGVYVGGTVEGGAGEAAGIKEGDIILSIGDVDINNVPQLQEQVGRYRPGDIVQVTILRAEKEMIIPVTLRNAEGTTAVVKKEKLNLKSALGASFEPVSATEKMKLGIKGGAKIVDLKNGKLREAGLKEGFIITKIDDQPILSPDELMKVLSSKKGGVLGEGLYSNGSKGYFAFGL
- a CDS encoding GNAT family N-acetyltransferase, with product MKKTMLEGKEIRLRPLEPSDLDVLMKWENDPFNWGVTNTFIPFSKHSLKLYIETIKDIYTDKQYRFVIERKSDRQPLGFIDLFEFDAFHHRAGIGILLGESNERRKGYAAESLEVLLNYAREILALKSLFCNILVSNEASVKLFEGKGFVRSGLKKEWFRKGNQWEDEYFYQYHFNS
- a CDS encoding glyceraldehyde-3-phosphate dehydrogenase gives rise to the protein MSTQAQEAVAAYDSEFKKYIDKEKSAVALIAAVGELMYGKSVELVLFRNHLVDQSISEVLKLHAYAREVVKKPIIVQDTAELASEILKIDIVPSKLDIGKLAAEWMEEGKNFASKSDFLKHKLQKFIGVSSNALVPRDVVLYGFGRIGRLCARELVKQAGKGQQLRLRAIVTRGGTDAEILKRVALLRLDSVHGPFAGTVDVDLEKKTLNINGQIVHLIDAPAPEEVDYEKYGISNALIIDNTGAFTNREALSRHMKAKGAGKVLLTAPGKEIPNVVYGVNHSDLDREGETIFSAASCTTNAIVPVLKVINDALGVERGHIETVHAYTNDQNLIDNMHKKSRRGRSAAINMVITETGAGKAVTKCIPELKDKLTANAVRVPVPNGSLAVLSLTLNKTTTLEDLNGLLRKASLEGELVNQIYFSYEPELVSSDIIGNTCCSVFDSNATIVGPDAKNVVLYVWYDNEYGYTKQVMRLAKYICKVNRLVYY
- the dapF gene encoding diaminopimelate epimerase — translated: MNKYPFYKYQGTGNDFVMVDNRFGVFDTNDLALVRHFCDRRFGIGADGLIAIQPEKSHDFEMVYFNSDGSKSFCGNGSRCAVAFAFYLGMISKECRFLAIDGTHTGRVLEDGRVSISVRDVQPTEIEADHHFIHTGSPHYIRYVKGLEDFPVVEEARKIRYNERFKTEGTNVNFVEELHDGIAVRTYERGVEDETLSCGSGVTACAISFALLKNLDHHCFIKTKGGDLEVSFQREQNNSFKNIMLTGPADFVFKGEIYA
- a CDS encoding RNA polymerase sigma factor RpoD/SigA; translation: MRQLKITKSITNRESQSLDKYLQEIGKEELITAEEEVELAQRIKKGDQRALEKLTRANLRFVVSVAKQYQNQGLTLPDLINEGNLGLIKAAQRFDETRGFKFISYAVWWIRQSILQALAEQSRIVRLPLNQVGSLNKINKAFSKLEQEYERPPSAEELALVLDIPEDKIADTMRVSGRHVSVDAPFVEGEDNSLLDVLVNSDSPKADFALMNESLQREIERSLSTLTERERDVIKLFFGIGMNHGLTLEEIGAKFDLTRERVRQIKEKAIRRLRHTSRSKLLKAYLG
- the mltG gene encoding endolytic transglycosylase MltG → MKKIILIVVLVVLAAGGYYAWNIYGKTYKSNVVVENGKTYLFIPTGSDLEEVVAILNEHHLISDEASFRWVAEKKNYKGKNVVPGKYEIKNGWSNNDLVNHLRAGNGRLEVEVTFNNVRTIEQIAGKVARYIEADSLSLVNAFLNNDTIDKYGFNKYTFVTMFIPNTYKMDWATDAGEFIQVIAKNYKKFWNADRVAKAKKLGLSQSEITILASIVQAEQTRHSEERPRIAGLYLNRLKSGILLQSDPTVVFAVGDFNLRRVLNKHLETDSPYNTYKYKGLPPGPINVPDISSIDAVLNAEKNDYIYMCAKPGYEGYHNFSKTLAQHEEYAREYRSWLDKEGIR